A single window of Chitinophaga sp. XS-30 DNA harbors:
- a CDS encoding HAMP domain-containing sensor histidine kinase: protein MKLVDKFTLWYLSSTLIILPLNAYISYQSIRKEIDQATVERLKHVNERVAEQVKAGEPISDHTQGCKILVAASMETIPAGHVEITEKDVKDIPELRDNDRKVIVSSWHTINNQLYKITSADYVTRSEQILAGLRTSIIWKIAILLGFVTLTARLVSRYVLAPFYNTLKKVQRFNLKTKQKLTLPRTRTKEFNELNCFLEKMTDKAVHDYNSLKEFAENASHELQTPLAIIRSKLELLSESDIQGGQAQLIGDMQNAVEKLTRINRSLVLLSRLENNEYEATEEMPFSQYTRDALGAFCDLMALKSLQVKSNIEEEVCLHLHPSLADILLNNLISNAIRHNLPEGTIEVVLNREHLMIKNTGHPPSVPTSEMFQRFRKGSQCDNSIGIGLSIVKQICDMNNFEISYRYASGYHIVEVNFPSGTSASKFLQNDERYLHERIQQ, encoded by the coding sequence ATGAAGCTGGTTGATAAATTCACGCTATGGTACCTGAGCTCCACGCTCATCATCCTGCCGCTTAATGCCTATATTTCCTACCAGTCCATCCGGAAGGAAATAGACCAGGCCACCGTGGAGCGGCTGAAACATGTAAATGAACGGGTGGCGGAACAGGTGAAAGCGGGTGAACCGATCAGCGATCATACCCAGGGCTGCAAGATACTGGTGGCCGCTTCTATGGAAACCATCCCGGCAGGCCATGTGGAAATAACGGAAAAGGATGTGAAAGACATACCGGAACTGCGGGACAATGACCGCAAGGTGATCGTCAGTTCCTGGCATACGATCAACAACCAGCTGTACAAGATCACCTCCGCCGATTATGTTACCCGCTCGGAACAGATACTGGCGGGACTGCGGACCTCCATTATCTGGAAGATCGCCATTCTGCTGGGTTTTGTGACGCTGACGGCCAGGCTGGTATCCCGGTACGTACTGGCGCCGTTTTACAATACCCTGAAAAAAGTGCAGCGCTTCAACCTGAAAACCAAGCAAAAGCTGACGCTCCCCCGTACCCGCACCAAAGAGTTCAATGAGCTGAACTGTTTCCTGGAAAAGATGACGGACAAGGCGGTACATGATTACAATTCCCTGAAAGAATTTGCGGAGAACGCCTCGCATGAGCTGCAAACGCCGCTGGCCATTATCCGCAGCAAGCTGGAGCTGCTTTCCGAATCCGATATCCAGGGCGGGCAGGCCCAACTCATCGGCGACATGCAAAATGCCGTGGAAAAGCTGACCCGTATCAATCGCTCCCTGGTACTGCTTTCCAGGCTGGAGAACAATGAATATGAAGCCACGGAGGAAATGCCCTTCAGCCAATATACCCGCGATGCCCTCGGCGCTTTCTGCGACCTGATGGCGCTGAAGTCCCTGCAGGTAAAAAGCAATATTGAAGAGGAAGTATGCCTCCATCTGCACCCCTCCCTGGCGGACATCCTGCTGAACAACCTCATCAGCAACGCCATCCGCCACAACCTCCCGGAAGGTACCATTGAAGTGGTGCTGAACAGGGAACACCTGATGATCAAAAACACCGGGCATCCGCCTTCCGTCCCCACCTCCGAGATGTTCCAGCGCTTCCGAAAAGGCAGCCAGTGCGATAATTCCATCGGCATAGGACTGTCTATCGTGAAGCAGATATGTGATATGAATAACTTCGAGATCAGCTACCGTTATGCTTCCGGGTATCATATTGTGGAAGTGAACTTTCCTTCCGGCACCTCCGCTTCAAAATTCCTTCAAAATGATGAGCGCTATTTGCATGAGAGAATCCAGCAGTAA
- a CDS encoding response regulator transcription factor, with the protein MKVLLIEDNLELASSISEFLGREGYICEVSDNVRDAQDKLISFQYDCVLLDIMLPDGNGLQILSFMRLEKIQSSILILSAKNSLDDKIIGLEEGADDYLTKPFHLPELHARLRAIYRRKKLNGSNIIAFNEISLNIDTLEATVNGQLLDTTRKEFDLLLYFLVNKNRVLSRQSIAAHLWGDYTDNFANFDFVYQHVKNIRKKISAANGTDYIGTVYGLGYKFNTSKQ; encoded by the coding sequence ATGAAAGTATTGCTGATTGAGGATAATCTGGAGCTGGCCAGCAGTATCAGCGAGTTCCTGGGCAGGGAGGGGTATATCTGCGAAGTGAGTGATAACGTCCGGGATGCGCAGGACAAGCTCATTTCCTTTCAGTATGACTGCGTACTGCTCGATATCATGCTGCCGGACGGCAACGGGCTGCAGATACTTTCTTTCATGCGGCTGGAAAAGATACAGAGCAGCATCCTTATCCTGTCCGCGAAGAACTCGCTGGATGACAAGATCATCGGGCTGGAAGAAGGAGCGGACGACTATCTCACCAAACCCTTCCATCTGCCCGAGCTGCACGCCCGCCTGCGCGCCATTTACCGCCGCAAAAAACTCAACGGCAGCAATATCATCGCGTTCAACGAGATCAGCCTGAATATCGACACCCTGGAAGCTACCGTCAACGGCCAGCTGCTGGATACGACCCGGAAGGAGTTCGACCTGCTGCTGTATTTCCTCGTCAACAAAAACAGGGTGCTCTCCCGCCAATCCATTGCCGCACACCTCTGGGGCGATTACACCGATAATTTTGCGAACTTTGACTTTGTGTACCAGCATGTAAAAAATATCCGGAAGAAGATCAGCGCAGCCAATGGCACAGATTATATCGGCACCGTGTACGGACTGGGATACAAGTTTAATACCTCCAAACAATGA
- a CDS encoding protein-disulfide reductase DsbD codes for MKYLLLLITGLQLLFLPRAQAQDEAAVPLVKWEYTAEKKGDGTFVLHFKAKVSEGWKLFSYTMSDDDPNTRIMLDSLSDTRAAITGVEEAGDLKTAKEPILDNLEIRYFENEVDLQATTSFKAEVKDVKGVITYMVIKGEEVVPEEVEFRFNADPAAGLVAAKAGLQINEEQAGKLKRTNIDLKNPVSKVGGILEEGKGVWVVFLLGFLGGLIALVTPCVFPMIPLTVSFFTKSSQNRKKGIFNATMYGFFIFLTYVLFSVPFHIAGAAEPEIFNNISTNVWLNLFFFAVFVVFAISFFGVFEITLPSGLASKADSKADKGTLIGIFFMALTLVIVSFSCTGPILGSLLAGSLNSDGGAWLLTAGMAGFGLSLALPFALFAMFPSWLNSLPKSGGWLTSVKVVLGFVELALAVKFLSNADLVTHWGILHRETFFLIWIIIGILTTLYLLGWIRFPHDSPVKKLTPIRIVFAVLFGAFTLYLIPGITNTKYAKLKLMSGFAPPMSYSWYGNSAEEKGAVEPDVINDYEKALEVAKAANKPILIDFTGWACVNCRNMEENVWTDPEVHALIKDNYILVSLYVDDKQKLPEGEEFLHQFDDGRTKEIKTIGNKYATMQSENFINSSQPLYVLISPDEQLLTLPVAYTPDIREYANWLKAGIEAFEKVKQ; via the coding sequence ATGAAGTATCTTTTATTACTGATAACGGGCCTTCAGCTCCTGTTCCTGCCGCGTGCGCAAGCGCAGGACGAAGCGGCGGTTCCGTTGGTGAAATGGGAATATACTGCCGAAAAAAAGGGTGACGGCACTTTCGTGCTGCATTTCAAGGCAAAGGTTTCCGAAGGCTGGAAATTGTTCTCCTATACCATGAGCGACGATGATCCCAATACCCGCATCATGCTGGACAGCCTCAGTGATACCCGCGCGGCTATCACCGGTGTGGAGGAAGCTGGGGACCTGAAAACCGCGAAAGAACCTATACTCGATAACCTTGAGATCAGGTATTTTGAGAACGAAGTAGACCTTCAGGCCACTACCAGCTTCAAAGCCGAAGTAAAAGACGTAAAAGGCGTCATTACCTACATGGTCATCAAAGGAGAAGAAGTAGTGCCGGAAGAAGTGGAATTCCGCTTCAATGCAGATCCTGCCGCCGGCCTGGTGGCCGCCAAAGCAGGATTGCAGATCAACGAAGAACAGGCCGGCAAGCTCAAACGCACGAATATCGACCTGAAGAACCCTGTCAGCAAGGTAGGCGGTATCCTCGAAGAAGGAAAGGGAGTATGGGTCGTATTTCTGCTCGGGTTCCTGGGCGGATTGATCGCCCTGGTAACACCCTGCGTATTCCCCATGATCCCGCTGACCGTATCGTTCTTTACCAAAAGCTCGCAGAACAGGAAAAAAGGCATTTTTAACGCTACCATGTACGGTTTCTTCATATTCCTCACCTACGTGCTGTTCAGCGTGCCCTTCCATATTGCCGGGGCCGCAGAGCCGGAGATATTCAACAACATCTCCACCAACGTCTGGCTGAATCTCTTTTTCTTTGCCGTTTTTGTGGTGTTTGCCATTTCCTTCTTCGGCGTGTTCGAGATCACACTGCCGAGCGGACTGGCCAGCAAGGCGGATTCCAAAGCGGATAAAGGCACCCTGATCGGGATATTTTTTATGGCCCTTACGCTGGTGATCGTATCGTTCTCCTGTACCGGCCCTATTCTGGGTTCCCTGCTGGCAGGCTCCCTGAACTCCGATGGCGGCGCCTGGCTGCTGACCGCGGGTATGGCGGGCTTCGGGCTTTCCCTCGCATTGCCCTTCGCCCTCTTCGCCATGTTCCCCAGCTGGCTGAACTCGCTGCCCAAATCCGGCGGCTGGCTCACCTCCGTAAAAGTAGTACTGGGTTTCGTGGAACTGGCGCTGGCCGTGAAGTTCCTGTCCAATGCCGACCTCGTGACGCATTGGGGTATCCTCCACCGCGAAACCTTCTTCCTCATCTGGATCATCATCGGTATCCTCACCACCCTCTATCTGCTGGGCTGGATCCGCTTCCCGCATGACAGTCCCGTTAAAAAGCTCACCCCCATCAGGATCGTTTTTGCCGTGTTGTTCGGTGCATTCACCCTGTACCTCATCCCCGGCATCACCAATACCAAATACGCCAAACTGAAGCTGATGAGCGGTTTTGCGCCGCCGATGTCCTACAGCTGGTACGGCAACAGCGCCGAAGAAAAAGGCGCCGTGGAACCTGATGTGATCAATGACTACGAAAAAGCGCTGGAAGTCGCCAAAGCGGCGAACAAGCCCATCCTGATAGACTTCACCGGCTGGGCCTGCGTGAACTGCCGCAACATGGAAGAAAATGTGTGGACCGATCCTGAAGTGCATGCCCTCATCAAAGACAACTACATACTCGTATCGTTATATGTGGATGACAAGCAGAAACTGCCGGAAGGAGAAGAGTTCCTGCATCAGTTCGATGACGGCCGCACCAAAGAGATCAAGACCATCGGCAACAAATACGCCACCATGCAAAGCGAGAACTTCATCAACAGCTCACAGCCGCTGTACGTGCTGATCAGTCCTGATGAACAATTGCTGACGCTCCCCGTGGCTTATACGCCCGATATCCGTGAATACGCCAACTGGCTGAAAGCCGGGATCGAAGCGTTCGAGAAAGTGAAGCAATAA
- a CDS encoding protein-disulfide reductase DsbD domain-containing protein, producing MKKLLVALCMFALPVLAFAQDDNPVKWEFTTKKVSNQVYEVIAKATIEKGWHVYAQEAGEGPIPTTFSFTKNPLVAMNGKVTEVGKMHKAFDKNFNSELKYYENTVSFVQKVTVKGKAATKLKGSVEFMVCDDHQCLPPAEVPFTFSLGGK from the coding sequence ATGAAGAAATTACTCGTTGCATTGTGCATGTTTGCTTTACCGGTACTGGCTTTCGCTCAGGACGACAATCCGGTAAAATGGGAATTCACCACCAAGAAAGTAAGTAACCAGGTGTACGAAGTGATCGCCAAGGCTACCATCGAAAAAGGATGGCATGTGTATGCCCAGGAAGCCGGTGAAGGCCCGATCCCTACCACCTTCTCCTTCACCAAAAATCCCCTCGTGGCGATGAACGGTAAAGTAACAGAAGTAGGTAAAATGCACAAAGCGTTTGACAAGAACTTTAATTCCGAGCTGAAGTATTACGAAAACACCGTTTCCTTCGTTCAGAAAGTGACCGTTAAAGGCAAAGCTGCCACAAAACTTAAAGGCTCCGTGGAATTCATGGTGTGCGACGACCATCAGTGTCTGCCCCCCGCTGAAGTACCCTTTACCTTTAGCCTTGGTGGTAAATAG
- the purQ gene encoding phosphoribosylformylglycinamidine synthase subunit PurQ: MKFGVVTFPGSNCDQDMVDALRYDLNQEVIALWHKDKDLSMFSTEDCILLPGGFSYGDYLRCGAIAKFSPMMQSVVEFANKGGRVIGVCNGFQILCEAGLLPGALLKNQNQQFICKNIFMKSENTHTSITKEVTGRPLMIPIAHGEGRYYADDATLDGLFANNQVIFRYCDEFGNIIESANPNGAVRNIAGICNKERNVFGMMPHPERASSELLGNRDGQLIFQSLINNN; this comes from the coding sequence ATGAAATTTGGTGTTGTTACATTTCCCGGCTCAAACTGCGATCAGGATATGGTGGATGCCCTGCGTTACGACCTGAATCAGGAAGTAATTGCCCTGTGGCATAAAGACAAGGATCTGAGCATGTTCAGTACAGAGGATTGCATCCTGCTGCCGGGCGGTTTTTCTTATGGCGATTACCTGCGTTGCGGCGCCATTGCAAAATTCAGCCCCATGATGCAAAGCGTAGTGGAGTTTGCCAACAAAGGCGGACGTGTGATAGGGGTTTGTAACGGATTCCAGATACTTTGCGAAGCAGGCCTGCTGCCGGGCGCTTTGCTGAAGAACCAGAACCAGCAATTCATTTGCAAGAATATTTTCATGAAGAGCGAGAATACCCACACTTCCATCACCAAAGAAGTGACCGGCCGCCCCCTCATGATCCCGATCGCCCATGGCGAGGGAAGATATTATGCCGATGATGCCACGCTCGATGGCCTTTTCGCAAATAATCAGGTCATCTTCCGGTATTGCGATGAGTTTGGCAACATTATTGAATCTGCTAACCCGAACGGCGCTGTTCGCAATATTGCAGGTATCTGTAATAAGGAAAGAAATGTCTTTGGCATGATGCCGCATCCGGAAAGGGCCTCCAGCGAACTGCTGGGCAACCGCGATGGACAGCTCATCTTCCAGAGCCTTATCAATAACAACTAG
- a CDS encoding TIGR01777 family oxidoreductase gives MDTVLITGGTGLVGRALTTLLLERGYNVIILTRRPRASSHPQLRFAQWDLDRKTLDPTALQEADHIVHLAGANVADKRWTAQRKQEILDSRVQSARLLYERLADTSNNIKKVISASATGYYGPFKGDIFREDAPPADDFLGVTCEAWENSVRKMEDLGKKVIILRTGLVLSLEGGALKEFSKPLKLGFATVMGDGEQWVSWIHLHDLVRLYFNAIVNDRLQGVYNAVSPSPVTNEELVLALARAAKGNSFVSVHIPAFALKLALGEMSVEVLKSVKVSADKIRETGFLFSYPEVAGAMEQLLLTKKK, from the coding sequence ATGGATACGGTATTAATCACAGGCGGAACCGGCCTTGTAGGGCGGGCACTGACAACATTGCTGCTGGAACGGGGGTATAACGTGATCATTCTTACGAGGCGGCCCCGGGCTTCCAGCCATCCTCAGCTCCGTTTTGCCCAATGGGACCTGGACCGCAAAACGCTGGATCCCACCGCTTTGCAGGAGGCGGACCACATCGTCCATCTTGCCGGCGCCAATGTTGCGGACAAGCGGTGGACAGCGCAACGCAAGCAGGAGATACTGGACAGCCGTGTGCAGAGCGCCCGGCTTTTATATGAGCGGCTGGCCGATACCTCCAACAATATAAAAAAAGTGATCAGCGCATCGGCTACCGGGTATTACGGGCCATTCAAAGGCGACATCTTCCGGGAAGACGCGCCTCCGGCGGATGATTTTCTCGGGGTCACCTGCGAGGCCTGGGAGAACAGTGTGCGGAAGATGGAAGATCTGGGCAAGAAGGTGATCATTCTCCGTACCGGGCTCGTGCTGAGCCTGGAAGGCGGCGCGCTGAAAGAATTCAGCAAACCCCTGAAGCTGGGCTTCGCTACCGTAATGGGGGATGGAGAACAATGGGTGAGCTGGATACACCTGCACGACCTGGTGCGGCTATATTTCAATGCCATCGTGAACGACCGGCTGCAGGGGGTGTACAATGCCGTTTCGCCGAGCCCCGTTACCAATGAAGAACTGGTGCTGGCACTGGCCCGCGCCGCAAAAGGGAACAGTTTCGTATCCGTTCATATACCGGCGTTTGCGCTGAAGCTCGCATTGGGTGAAATGAGCGTCGAAGTGCTGAAGAGCGTTAAAGTGTCGGCGGACAAGATCAGGGAAACGGGCTTTCTTTTTTCCTATCCTGAAGTGGCAGGGGCTATGGAGCAATTGCTGCTGACGAAAAAGAAGTAA
- a CDS encoding anthranilate synthase component I family protein, with amino-acid sequence MDNNEYRLTGHHAEALLAADALEVLECPAGNAFEQLRAFHDTAPGWLFGHLAYDLKNETERLHSAHPDGIGFPDMFFFRPRYLLHLRQQELTISGEGLTETAAKQILAECLREPANPPADVTWTPVPLQSPIDHAGYLYAVKALQEHIRKGDCYEVNFCREQFARMAIPDPLLLFRRLNALSPAPFAAWYKTGHKHLACSSPERFLKKQGNRLLSQPIKGTARRSADPAQDALLREALLQSAKEQSENVMIVDLVRNDLSRTAVQGSVKVDELFGIYAFPQVHHMISTVTATLDERFHFTDAIRHAFPMGSMTGAPKVRVMQLIEQYERSRRGLFSGAIGYITPEGDFDFNVVIRSILYNAEQEYVSFQTGSAITFYSDPQKEWEECLLKAKAMETALGIV; translated from the coding sequence TTGGACAATAATGAATACCGGCTGACTGGCCATCACGCAGAAGCACTGCTGGCCGCGGATGCGCTGGAAGTGCTGGAATGCCCCGCCGGTAACGCCTTTGAGCAGCTTCGCGCTTTTCATGACACCGCCCCCGGCTGGCTGTTCGGTCACCTCGCTTACGATCTCAAAAATGAAACGGAACGCCTGCATTCCGCACATCCTGACGGTATCGGCTTCCCTGATATGTTTTTCTTCCGTCCCCGCTATCTCCTTCATCTCCGCCAACAGGAACTGACCATCAGCGGAGAGGGGCTGACGGAAACCGCCGCAAAACAGATCCTCGCCGAATGCCTCCGCGAACCGGCAAACCCGCCTGCGGACGTCACCTGGACGCCCGTTCCGCTGCAAAGTCCCATTGACCACGCCGGTTACCTGTATGCCGTAAAAGCCCTGCAGGAGCATATCCGCAAAGGAGATTGCTACGAAGTGAATTTCTGCCGGGAACAATTTGCGCGAATGGCCATTCCAGATCCCCTGCTGCTGTTCCGCCGCCTGAACGCCCTGTCCCCGGCCCCTTTCGCGGCCTGGTACAAAACCGGTCACAAACACCTGGCCTGCTCCAGCCCGGAACGCTTCCTGAAAAAACAGGGCAACCGCCTGCTGTCCCAACCGATCAAAGGAACGGCCAGGCGCTCCGCTGATCCTGCGCAGGACGCCCTCCTGCGGGAAGCGCTCCTGCAAAGCGCAAAAGAACAGTCCGAAAACGTCATGATCGTTGACCTCGTACGCAATGACCTGTCCAGGACCGCCGTGCAGGGCAGCGTGAAGGTGGACGAACTGTTCGGTATCTATGCCTTCCCCCAGGTGCATCACATGATATCCACGGTAACGGCTACACTGGATGAACGCTTCCATTTCACGGACGCCATCCGCCACGCCTTTCCCATGGGCTCCATGACCGGGGCGCCAAAAGTAAGGGTCATGCAACTGATAGAGCAATACGAACGGTCGCGCAGGGGATTGTTTTCCGGCGCTATCGGCTACATCACACCGGAAGGTGATTTCGATTTCAATGTGGTGATCAGGAGCATACTGTACAATGCGGAGCAGGAATATGTGTCGTTCCAGACCGGTTCGGCCATTACGTTTTACAGCGATCCGCAAAAAGAGTGGGAGGAATGCCTGCTGAAAGCAAAGGCAATGGAAACAGCGTTGGGGATTGTATAA
- a CDS encoding adenylosuccinate synthase — MVDVLLGLQWGDEGKGKIVDYFAGKYDIIARFQGGPNAGHTLYVDGQKVVLHTIPSGVFHSNTLNLIGNGVVLDPVTFKKECEKVAALGIDLKKNLFIAEKTHIIVPTHRALDKASELSKGLEKIGSTLKGIGPAYMDKTGRNGLRVGDVMHPDFEAAYGKLKTKHLQLLANYDFTEDITEWEKEFFEAVAFLKEMNIVSGEYWLNGYLKAGKKVLAEGAQGSMLDVDFGTYPFVTSSNTISAGVCTGLGIAPKWIEEVIGVTKAYCTRVGSGPFPTELEDETGETLRKAGNEFGATTGRPRRCGWIDLVALDYTCMLSGVTQLVMTKSDVLDAFDQVDACVAYEIDGKQTKEMPFQLNGLSIKPVLEHFEGWTEATADSAAYDTLPAEMKKFLSFVESYLNVPVQYVSNGPGRDQILEK, encoded by the coding sequence ATGGTAGATGTACTGCTGGGGCTGCAATGGGGCGATGAAGGCAAAGGCAAGATCGTAGATTACTTTGCGGGCAAATATGACATAATAGCCCGATTCCAGGGCGGCCCCAACGCGGGTCATACCCTGTATGTCGATGGTCAGAAAGTGGTGCTGCACACCATTCCTTCCGGCGTTTTCCACTCCAATACCCTCAACCTCATCGGCAATGGCGTGGTGCTGGACCCGGTTACCTTTAAAAAGGAATGCGAAAAAGTGGCCGCACTGGGCATTGACCTCAAAAAGAATCTTTTCATTGCAGAGAAGACCCACATCATCGTACCTACCCACCGCGCGCTGGACAAGGCTTCCGAGCTGAGCAAAGGCCTGGAGAAGATCGGCTCCACCCTCAAAGGGATAGGGCCTGCGTATATGGACAAGACCGGCCGCAACGGCCTCCGTGTGGGCGATGTGATGCATCCTGATTTTGAAGCGGCCTACGGCAAGCTCAAGACCAAGCACCTGCAACTGCTGGCCAACTACGATTTTACCGAAGATATCACCGAATGGGAAAAGGAATTCTTTGAAGCCGTGGCTTTCCTGAAAGAAATGAACATCGTGAGCGGCGAATACTGGCTCAACGGATACCTCAAAGCCGGCAAAAAAGTGCTGGCGGAAGGCGCCCAGGGAAGCATGCTGGATGTGGATTTCGGCACATACCCCTTTGTAACCTCCTCTAATACCATCTCCGCCGGCGTTTGCACCGGCCTGGGCATTGCCCCGAAATGGATCGAGGAAGTGATCGGCGTGACAAAAGCCTACTGCACCCGCGTGGGCAGCGGCCCCTTTCCCACTGAACTGGAAGATGAGACCGGGGAAACCCTTCGCAAGGCCGGTAACGAGTTCGGCGCCACCACAGGCCGCCCCCGCCGCTGCGGCTGGATAGACCTCGTTGCCCTGGATTATACCTGCATGCTAAGCGGTGTCACCCAACTGGTCATGACAAAAAGCGACGTACTGGACGCATTTGACCAGGTAGATGCCTGTGTTGCATACGAGATTGACGGTAAGCAGACAAAAGAAATGCCTTTCCAGCTGAACGGCCTGAGTATCAAACCCGTACTGGAACACTTTGAGGGATGGACGGAAGCAACAGCAGACAGCGCGGCATATGACACATTGCCAGCCGAAATGAAGAAATTCCTGTCTTTTGTGGAAAGCTATCTGAACGTACCCGTACAATACGTGTCAAACGGCCCTGGAAGGGACCAGATCCTCGAAAAGTAA
- a CDS encoding bifunctional (p)ppGpp synthetase/guanosine-3',5'-bis(diphosphate) 3'-pyrophosphohydrolase: METMTVQKYNLDEEQEKKEIVRHYRALLRALKPRLKKGDRELVRTAFEMAADAHKDMRRKSGEPYILHPLAVAQITVEEIGLGVRSAICALLHDTVEDTEVTLEDVEREFGIEIANIVNGLTKISNVIDSNTSTTQAENFKKILLTLADDPRVILIKLADRLHNMRTLDSMSREKQLKIASETVFIYAPLAHRLGLYIIKSELEDLAMKYTEQDKYREIAKRLKETKRERTRYINEFIKPIKEVLQEEGYTFEIHGRPKSIHSIWNKIKTKGVEFEQVYDLFAIRIILDSPIDKEKADCWKVYSIITDFYHPSPERTRDWLSNPKSNGYEALHVTVMGPNGKWVEVQIRSKRMNDYAEKGVAAHWRYKEGNQSVQESKFDQWFNQIREILSSPDSNTLDFLADFKSNLFTEEIYVYTPKGDLKILPVNSTALDFAYSIHSAVGNKCIGAKVNYKLVPLSHKLRSGDQVEIITSNKQKPSEDWLNFVLTAKAKSKIKDALKEEKRKVAMDGKELLERKLDHIKASASQYNINELVQFYKQPSPLDLYYQIAVKNIDLKELKQFHVLGDKLEPPKPVKVHEPQPEEHHKQVSKKDAELIIFGESSDKIAYKLANCCRPIPGDDVFGFVTASEGLKIHRTNCPNAAQLLAHYGHRVVKTKWVKNREISFLTGLRIIGMDDVGVIHKITNIISGELKINIAGLTIESKEGLFEGLIKVFVHDKDELDELVDRLKGLDGIQSISRLED, encoded by the coding sequence ATGGAAACGATGACCGTTCAAAAATATAATCTCGACGAAGAACAGGAAAAGAAAGAGATCGTCCGGCATTACCGGGCCCTGTTGAGGGCGCTCAAACCCCGTTTGAAGAAAGGCGACCGTGAGTTGGTACGTACTGCCTTTGAAATGGCAGCGGACGCCCATAAAGATATGCGCCGCAAATCCGGTGAACCATATATCCTCCACCCCCTGGCCGTAGCCCAGATCACCGTGGAAGAAATAGGGTTGGGGGTGCGCTCCGCCATCTGCGCCCTGCTGCACGATACCGTGGAAGACACCGAGGTTACGCTCGAAGACGTGGAAAGGGAGTTTGGTATAGAGATCGCCAACATCGTCAACGGCCTCACCAAGATCTCCAATGTCATCGATTCCAATACCAGCACCACCCAGGCGGAAAACTTCAAGAAAATACTGCTCACCCTGGCGGATGACCCCCGCGTCATCCTCATCAAACTGGCGGACCGCCTGCACAACATGCGCACGCTGGACAGCATGAGCCGGGAGAAACAGCTCAAAATAGCCTCCGAAACCGTATTTATCTACGCTCCCCTGGCCCACCGCCTCGGCCTGTACATCATCAAAAGCGAGCTGGAAGACCTCGCCATGAAGTACACGGAACAGGATAAATACCGGGAGATCGCCAAAAGGCTCAAGGAGACCAAACGCGAACGCACCCGCTATATCAACGAATTCATCAAACCTATCAAGGAAGTGCTCCAGGAAGAAGGTTATACCTTCGAGATACACGGCCGCCCCAAAAGCATCCACTCCATCTGGAACAAGATCAAGACAAAGGGTGTGGAGTTCGAACAGGTGTACGATCTTTTTGCCATCCGCATCATCCTGGATTCACCGATAGACAAGGAAAAAGCGGATTGCTGGAAAGTATATTCCATCATCACCGATTTTTACCACCCCAGCCCCGAACGCACCCGTGACTGGCTCAGCAACCCCAAAAGCAACGGCTACGAAGCCCTGCACGTGACCGTAATGGGCCCCAACGGCAAATGGGTGGAAGTGCAGATACGGAGCAAAAGGATGAACGACTATGCGGAAAAAGGCGTAGCCGCCCACTGGCGCTATAAAGAAGGGAACCAGTCCGTGCAGGAATCGAAGTTCGACCAGTGGTTCAACCAGATCCGCGAAATACTCAGCAGTCCCGATTCCAATACGCTGGACTTCCTGGCAGACTTCAAAAGCAACCTCTTCACTGAAGAAATATACGTCTACACCCCCAAAGGGGACCTCAAGATACTGCCGGTGAACTCCACCGCCCTGGATTTTGCCTACTCCATCCACAGCGCCGTGGGCAACAAGTGCATCGGCGCCAAGGTCAACTACAAACTCGTGCCGCTCAGCCACAAGCTGCGGAGCGGGGACCAGGTGGAGATCATCACCTCCAACAAGCAGAAACCTTCAGAGGACTGGCTCAACTTTGTGCTCACCGCCAAAGCCAAAAGCAAGATCAAGGACGCGCTCAAGGAAGAAAAGCGCAAAGTGGCCATGGACGGCAAGGAACTGCTGGAGCGCAAGCTGGACCATATCAAGGCCTCCGCCAGCCAATACAACATTAACGAACTGGTGCAGTTCTATAAACAACCGTCGCCGCTGGACCTTTACTACCAGATAGCGGTGAAGAATATAGACCTGAAGGAACTGAAGCAGTTCCATGTGCTGGGAGACAAGCTGGAACCGCCCAAACCGGTGAAAGTGCACGAGCCGCAGCCGGAAGAGCATCATAAACAGGTATCCAAAAAGGATGCGGAACTGATCATCTTCGGGGAAAGCTCGGACAAGATCGCTTACAAACTGGCCAACTGCTGCCGCCCCATCCCCGGAGACGATGTATTCGGCTTCGTGACCGCCAGCGAAGGCCTGAAGATCCACCGCACCAACTGTCCGAATGCCGCACAGCTGCTGGCCCACTACGGCCACCGCGTGGTGAAGACGAAATGGGTCAAAAACCGCGAAATATCCTTCCTCACCGGTCTCCGGATCATCGGGATGGACGATGTGGGCGTGATCCACAAGATCACCAATATCATCTCCGGCGAGCTGAAGATCAATATAGCCGGGCTCACCATCGAATCCAAAGAAGGGCTGTTCGAGGGCCTGATCAAGGTTTTTGTGCATGACAAGGACGAGCTGGATGAGCTGGTGGACCGCCTGAAAGGACTGGACGGCATCCAGAGCATCAGCAGGCTGGAAGACTAG